One genomic segment of Musa acuminata AAA Group cultivar baxijiao chromosome BXJ3-3, Cavendish_Baxijiao_AAA, whole genome shotgun sequence includes these proteins:
- the LOC135634188 gene encoding nucleobase-ascorbate transporter 12-like, giving the protein MADNRPPQRRARPGPWPPAAEAGTAAGAPAPAPAPLSWAKRTGFKGRVSGESNASNSGQIALPKPKEPGSDLDLEAGRRGHAASALPSPPVAAAAAAANGEPDNMAGGGVGGGGAAPLPADQTARSRRDSDGGNKNAGLGPNGQAVRSDQPLRQRREQETATLPQLEEEEGGFSLRRVHIKYELRDSPGLVPIFFYGIQQYLSIMGSLILIPLVIVPAMGGTHEDISAVVSTVFFISGVTTLLHTFFGTRLPLIQGPSFVYLAPALAIINSPDFQGLNENNFKHIMKELQGALIISSAFQAIMGYTGMMSLLLRLINPVVVSPTIAAVGLSFFSYGFTQVGNCLEIGMVQILLVVVFSLYLRKIRIFGHRIFLIYAVPLGLGITWAIAFLLTASGVYSYGGCDIHIPASNTLSEYCRKHVPRMKHCRVDTSHALRSSPWFRLPYPLQWGTPVFNWKMAIVMCVISIIATVDSVSTYHASSLLVASRPPTAGVLSRGIGMEGISSIFAGLWGTGVGSTTLTENVHTIAVTKMGSRRAVELGAVMLILLSFVGKVGGFIASIPDVMVAGLLCFMWAMLAALGLSNLRYSETGSSRNNIIVGLSLFFSLSVPAYFQQYGLVPNANSSVPSYFQPYIVASHGPFHTGYKGINFVLNTLFSFNMVIAFLVAVVLDNTVPGSRQERGVYVWSELEAARREPAVTRDYELPFKVGKIFRWVKWVGL; this is encoded by the exons ATGGCGGACAACCGGCCGCCGCAGCGGCGGGCCCGGCCCGGGCCTTGGCCTCCGGCTGCAGAAGCGGGGACGGCCGCGGGGGCTCCTGCTCCGGCTCCGGCGCCGCTATCCTGGGCGAAGAGGACCGGGTTCAAGGGAAGGGTCTCCGGGGAATCCAACGCGAGTAACTCCGGCCAGATTGCGCTACCGAAGCCCAAAGAGCCGGGATCGGACCTGGATCTGGAGGCGGGGCGTAGGGGCCACGCAGCCAGTGCCCTTCCGTCGCCTCCTGTcgcggccgctgccgccgctgccaaTGGGGAGCCTGACAACATGGCCGGAGGAGGAGTAGGAGGAGGTGGAGCAGCCCCGTTGCCGGCTGATCAGACGGCGAGGAGCAGGAGGGATTCCGATGGTGGAAACAAAAATGCAGGTTTGGGGCCCAATGGACAGGCAGTACGGTCTGACCAGCCATTGAGGCAACGAAGGGAGCAGGAGACAGCCACGCTGCCTCagctagaggaggaagaggggggcTTTTCGTTGAGACGGGTTCATATCAAGTATGAGCTGAGGGATAGTCCCGGTCTCG TGCCCATATTCTTTTATGGTATTCAACAGTATCTGTCAATAATGGGTTCCTTGATTCTTATACCACTGGTTATAGTTCCAGCAATGGGTGGCACTCAT GAAGATATTTCAGCTGTGGTGTCGACTGTGTTCTTCATCTCAGGTGTGACAACATTGTTGCACACATTCTTTGGAACCAGGCTACCACTAATACAGGGTCCTTCTTTTGTGTATCTGGCTCCAGCCTTAGCAATAATAAACTCACCAGACTTTCAAGGTCTTAATGAGAAT AATTTTAAGCATATTATGAAGGAGCTACAGGGAGCTTTAATAATATCTTCTGCATTTCAAGCTATAATGGGGTATACTGGAATGATGTCATTGCTTTTAAG GTTGATCAATCCAGTCGTTGTATCTCCCACCATTGCAGCAGTTGGactttctttttttagttatggCTTTACTCAAGTAGGAAATTGCCTGGAAATTGGTATGGTGCAGATATTGCTGGTTGTCGTTTTTTCACTT TATCTTAGGAAGATACGCATATTTGGTCAtcgaatatttttaatttatgcg GTTCCCTTGGGTCTGGGAATCACATGGGCCATTGCATTTCTTCTCACAGCATCTGGTGTATATAGCTACGGAGGTTGTGATATTCATATTCCTGCATCAAATACTCTATCAGAATACTGCAGAAAGCATGTGCCAAGGATGAAACACTGTCGTGTTGATACTTCTCATGCCTTAAGATCTTCACCATGGTTTCGACTTCCTTATCCATTGCAATGGGGCACTCCTGTTTTCAATTGGAAAATGGCCATTGTAATGTGTGTAATATCCATTATTGCAACTGTTGACTCG GTCAGCACATACCACGCATCATCTTTGTTGGTAGCATCaagacctccaacagcgggagttCTCAGCAGGGGTATTGGTATGGAAGGCATTTCTAGCATTTTCGCTGGTCTTTGGGGTACAGGAGTTGGttcgacaactcttacagaaaatGTTCACACTATTGCTGTCACTAAAATGGGCAGTCGCAGAGCAGTTGAACTGGGTGCTGTAATGTTAATACTTTTATCTTTTGTTG GTAAAGTCGGAGGCTTTATTGCTTCTATCCCTGATGTCATGGTTGCTGGTCTTCTTTGCTTTATGTGGGCCATGCTTGCTGCTTTGGGCTTGTCAAACCTACGTTACAGTGAGACAGGAAGCTCCAGAAATAATATCATAGTTGGACTCTCTTTGTTTTTTTCCTTATCTGTGCCTGCTTACTTCCAGCAATATGGTCTTGTTCCGAATGCAAATTCATCTGTGCCAAGTTACTTCCAACCATATATCGTGGCATCACATGGGCCTTTTCATACCGGATATAAAGGG ATAAATTTTGTCTTAAACACGCTGTTCTCATTCAACATGGTGATAGCATTTCTTGTTGCTGTGGTTCTCGATAATACTGTTCCTGGTAGTCGGCAAGAACGAGGGGTGTATGTTTGGTCTGAACTAGAGGCAGCAAGGAGGGAACCAGCTGTCACGAGAGACTATGAGCTGCCTTTCAAAGTTGGTAAAATATTCAGATGGGTGAAATGGGTTGGCCTATAA
- the LOC135633243 gene encoding protein ROS1C-like: METMGAKLQLQEALEKQSAWVLATPAMPITPEKSPTTGPRDLNFSETATSSPPNEVQNHNVGSHQTISLNPTPRFSPIHFENVLVLTNPTGMQNIASFAWNDQPLALSNGKLLLSGSICHGDSHLLDRTFVGFCPNLRFTPEEAACTSNTKAMPVLVAPVTPAKGNKTNDSMQMHKEVEELIRGRRKEAGETQCYTTVHHDSSKLVASATQDKGKEIEDNIREVITPVDVDLIRNGNSQGGDQSEQSSFKKGTSSQELGVKLPTHASVSSVKSQLDIEQDEERISQGRELSSTTKKKGTRKRHRPKVLKDGLLTSKKPVTPQRVGKKREGQTGKRSYMRKNRSSNCPNTPSDTPRDTGETSGTVSKSANQRTDNETKFIRRKLDFASESQPVDEYLEHAFTKSASQARGRCSTDSATCCRAKLNVQLGEGLEVEVENSGTGIAFDLNRSINQVLEESIRLPEDPSPLHRPSRRELLKKNWKYLARKSGNANSTDDSNFVGVSNLQNVKFQLKSDGDSDMTLMQDEVDYKQVESNYSAYPTSSDTHLIQPRFSNIPRFPQECKRRRTGTGHDGQFGQMARRDFKLFSSADEQKLIPTTVSQSPDFMLSFGQTKRATKKRSKLPIRAHKLVRNVTTAGCDYSLETPESRHQACMGSLFADAHVTMRTGKRTQRKRAHLKAISTMDHEDELVHFHEPVGLTSTSEDLQNFDFLHLHIIPVQECRRRSNILEPFGTNQMSQAIVPYTNQTDNCMAVEAEPQYSLVSYDSSMMVPYTETYSEIKRKRPRAKVDLDGETNRVWKLLMGKMVSDAEGPDMDREVRWGEQRQVFCGRADSFIARMRLIQGDRHFSPWKGSVLDSVIGVFLTQNVSDHLSSSAFMALAAKFPFKSRTDNVENRMSTLTEEYGSIPFTDDIDSLFVCHIGDVEVNKMDKANESTRINVKGDDLDNFFGQIVHAQGREVEVSLEAPNGRIEISTPIAENSESEAKRSLDDAVSSQTSVSSSVGSLNCTNHDTSFVGLTPHELLDIGLNGSVVSGSHIYASCQGHIQISGVNVVQEICNQDNDGNMLSEKCGALDQESEEERGIVDGLNSHGDPCQEISSTSNYQVNCSRNFSSCVPIVASESSDSDNIENADVIKMKSISSLLSSDPGSNNTHNKLVQRSFKDSSMETDSESRQRSSSMYNVTVSHDTCPSAIKQTSKSLVFSNADEITTILQQGEMKQYFQVVNSQHEVEFLAQKQHCQPQESFSNSCDDGKGNSMVTKAVEPDSKVQAFGLLEFPTEKLKGTPRVKKTKAESQKAKTFDWDSLRKEVRHNGYMSERSKDRMDSLDWDAVRCSDIREISETIRERGMNNVLAQRIKDFLNRLLKDHGSLDLEWLRNVPPDKAKDYLLSIRGLGLKSVECVRLLTLHQHAFPVDTNVGRICVRLGWVPLQPLPESLQLHLLDLYPVLETIQKYLWPRLCTLDQRTLYELHYQMITFGKVFCTKSKPNCNACPMRGDCRHFASAFASARLALPGPEERRLVKSTVPNASETHQTTIFDPMPLSQIEESCFLRGIRSTNEPIIEEPPSPEHEFQGTLENEIEEVFYEDPCEIPTINLNLEEFTQNLQNYMLENMELQEGEIEKALVAITNEAASIPMPKLKNVKRLRTEHLVYELPDAHPLLEGLEPREYDDPCPYLLGIWAPGETAQSTEPPETCCNSQEMGRICNDMTCFACSCRREEQTQTVRGTLLIPCRTANRGSFPLNGTYFQVNEVFADHQSSHSPLVVPRRLLWNLPRRTVYFGTSIPTIFRGLTTDEIRFCFWRGFVCLRGIDRQTRAPKPLSPRLHLAASHAQKKTSMKVGKKTQHKTASKS, encoded by the exons ATGGAAACAATGGGGGCGAAGCTTCAGCTGCAGGAGGCTTTGGAGAAGCAGAGTGCCTGGGTTCTTGCCACTCCAGCAATGCCTATCACCCCTGAGAAAAGTCCCACAACCGGTCCTCGAGACCTCAATTTTTCCGAGACGGCAACCTCCTCTCCTCCAAACGAGGTTCAAAATCACAATGTTGGATCGCACCAGACCATATCGTTGAATCCAACGCCACGGTTTTCTCCGATACATTTTGAGAATGTCCTGGTACTCACTAATCCAACTGGAATGCAGAACATAGCATCTTTTGCGTGGAACGATCAGCCTCTTGCTCTGTCAAATGGGAAGCTACTGCTGAGTGGAAGCATTTGTCACGGTGACAGTCATCTTCTCG ATAGGACTTTTGTCGGGTTTTGTCCAAATCTTAGATTTACCCCAGAGGAAGCTGCATGCACGAGCAATACTAAGGCAATGCCTGTTCTAGTAGCCCCTGTTACTCCAGCTAAGGGCAACAAAACAAATGATTCCATGCAGATGCACAAGGAAGTCGAGGAGCTGATCAGGGGAAGAAGGAAAGAAGCTGGTGAAACTCAGTGTTATACCACTGTTCACCATGATTCCTCAAAGCTAGTAGCATCTGCAACTCAAGATAAGGGAAAGGAAATCGAAGATAACATTCGGGAGGTGATCACTCCTGTTGATGTGGATTTAATCAGGAATGGGAACTCACAGGGAGGGGATCAATCTGAACAGAGTTCCTTCAAGAAAGGCACTTCCTCTCAAGAACTGGGGGTTAAGCTGCCTACACATGCTTCAGTTTCTTCTGTTAAGAGTCAGTTGGACATTGAACAGGACGAGGAGAGGATAAGCCAAGGAAGAGAACTCAGCAGCACTACAAAGAAGAAGGGAACAAGGAAAAGACACAGGCCAAAGGTCCTCAAAGATGGGCTCTTGACCTCAAAAAAACCAGTTACTCCACAGCGGGTTGGGAAAAAAAGAGAAGGCCAAACTGGTAAGAGGAGTTATATGCGCAAGAATAGAAGCTCGAATTGCCCAAACACACCTTCTGATACGCCAAGAGATACTGGTGAAACCTCAGGCACAGTATCAAAATCTGCCAACCAACGAACTGACAATGAAACCAAATTTATCAGGCGGAAATTGGATTTTGCATCTGAAAGCCAACCGGTAGATGAGTACCTAGAGCATGCTTTCACTAAATCAGCATCTCAAGCAAGGGGGAGATGTTCCACTGACAGTGCCACCTGCTGCAGAGCTAAGTTGAATGTGCAACTTGGAGAGGGACTGGAAGTTGAGGTGGAGAATTCAGGAACAGGCATTGCATTTGATCTAAATCGTTCCATTAATCAAGTGCTGGAGGAGTCCATAAGACTGCCAGAAGATCCATCTCCACTTCATCGACCTTCCAGAAGAGAATTGTTGAAGAAAAACTGGAAGTATCTGGCTAGAAAATCTGGCAATGCAAATAGTACAGATGACTCCAACTTTGTCGGAGTATCGAATTTGCAAAATGTCAAATTTCAATTAAAGTCAGATGGTGATTCAGACATGACTTTGATGCAAGATGAGGTGGATTATAAACAAGTTGAGAGTAATTATAGTGCATATCCAACTTCAAGTGATACTCACCTTATACAGCCACGGTTCAGCAATATTCCACGATTTCCCCAGGAATGTAAAAGGAGGAGAACTGGCACAGGGCATGATGGACAATTTGGTCAGATGGCACGACGTGACTTCAAATTGTTTAGCTCTGCAGATGAACAAAAATTGATACCAACTACTGTATCACAATCTCCAGATTTCATGTTGTCATTTGGTCAAACCAAAAGGGCAACAAAGAAGAGATCAAAGTTACCGATTCGAGCCCATAAGTTGGTCCGCAATGTGACAACTGCAGGTTGTGACTATTCCTTAGAAACCCCTGAAAGCCGACATCAGGCATGCATGGGATCCTTGTTTGCAGATGCTCATGTAACAATGAGAACAGGGAAGCGAACACAAAGGAAACGAGCTCATCTTAAGGCAATCTCAACTATGGATCACGAAGATGAACTTGTCCATTTTCATGAACCTGTTGGATTAACTTCAACATCAGAAGATCTACAAAACTTTGATTTTCTTCATCTTCATATCATTCCCGTTCAAGAATGCCGACGTAGGAGCAACATTCTAGAACCATTCGGCACCAACCAGATGTCTCAAGCAATAGTCCCTTATACCAATCAAACAGATAATTGTATGGCTGTTGAAGCTGAACCACAATACTCTCTTGTAAGTTATGATAGCAGCATGATGGTTCCATATACAGAGACCTATagtgaaatcaagagaaaacgcCCCAGGGCCAAGGTTGATCTCGATGGGGAGACAAACAGAGTCTGGAAGCTTTTAATGGGAAAGATGGTTAGTGATGCAGAAGGACCAGATATGGATAGAGAAGTGCGGTGGGGGGAACAAAGGCAAGTTTTCTGTGGTCGTGCAGATTCATTTATTGCACGCATGCGTCTTATCCAag GGGATAGGCATTTCTCTCCATGGAAGGGATCAGTTTTGGACTCCGTGATAGGAGTATTTCTCACACAGAATGTATCAGACCATCTTTCAAG cTCTGCCTTTATGGCTCTTGCTGCAAAGTTTCCTTTTAAGTCAAGGACAGATAATGTAGAAAACAGGATGAGCACACTGACAGAAGAATATGGAAGCATCCCATTCACTGATGACATTGATTCTTTGTTCGTCTGCCACATTGGAGATGTGGAAGTGAACAAGATGGACAAGGCTAATGAATCAACAAGGATTAATGTTAAAGGTGATGACTTGGACAATTTTTTTGGTCAAATTGTGCATGCGCAAGGAAGAGAGGTTGAAGTGAGTCTTGAAGCACCAAATGGCAGAATAGAGATATCCACACCAATAGCAGAAAATTCAGAATCAGAAGCTAAAAGGTCCCTAGATGATGCAGTATCATCCCAAACCTCTGTGTCTTCTTCTGTTGGCTCTTTGAACTGCACTAATCATGACACAAGTTTTGTGGGATTAACCCCCCATGAACTTCTGGATATAGGTTTAAATGGCAGTGTGGTCAGCGGCTCACACATTTatgcctcctgtcaggggcatatACAGATTTCAGGAGTAAATGTTGTGCAGGAAATTTGCAACCAGGATAATGATGGGAATATGTTATCAGAGAAGTGTGGTGCGCTCGATCAAGAGTCTGAAGAGGAAAGAGgaatagttgatggattaaacagTCATGGAGATCCTTGTCAAGAAATTAGTAGCACATCTAATTATCAAGTTAATTGTTCACGAAATTTTTCCTCATGTGTGCCAATTGTTGCATCTGAATCCTCTGATTCAGACAACATCGAGAATGCTGATGTGATCAAAATGAAAAGCATTTCCAGTTTGCTGAGTTCTGATCCAGGCAGCAACAACACACACAACAAATTAGTTCAAAGAAGCTTCAAGGATTCGTCCATGGAAACTGATTCTGAAAGTCGACAACGATCATCATCGATGTATAATGTGACTGTGTCACATGATACATGTCCATCTGCAATCAAACAAACTTCTAAATCACTTGTTTTTTCAAATGCAGATGAAATTACAACAATACTTCAGCAAGGTGAAATGAAGCAATATTTCCAAGTGGTAAATAGCCAACACGAAGTTGAATTTTTGGCTCAAAAGCAACACTGCCAGCCCCAGGAATCATTTTCAAACTCCTGTGATGATGGAAAGGGCAATTCAATGGTTACTAAAGCAGTTGAACCTGATTCAAAAGTTCAAGCTTTTGGTCTGCTAGAGTTTCCAACTGAAAAATTAAAAGGTACACCAAGAGTAAAGAAGACCAAGGCTGAGTCTCAGAAGGCAAAGACTTTTGACTGGGATAGTTTGCGGAAGGAGGTACGCCACAATGGTTATATGTCAGAGAGAAGCAAAGACAGGATGGACTCACTGGATTGGGATGCTGTAAGGTGTTCAGACATAAGGGAAATTTCAGAAACCATTCGAGAAAGAGGAATGAACAATGTGCTGGCACAGAGAATCAAG GATTTCCTAAACCGTCTACTTAAAGATCATGGAAGCCTTGACCTTGAGTGGTTAAGGAATGTTCCACCAGACAAAGCAAA GGACTACCTTCTGAGCATAAGAGGATTAGGACTAAAGAGTGTAGAGTGCGTTAGGCTTTTGACACTTCATCAACATGCTTTTCCT GTTGACACCAATGTTGGGCGCATATGTGTGAGGCTCGGGTGGGTGCCATTGCAGCCACTCCCGGAGTCCCTTCAACTGCATCTTCTGGATCT CTATCCAGTCTTGGAGACGATTCAAAAGTATCTATGGCCACGGCTATGCACACTTGATCAGCGGACATT GTATGAGCTGCATTATCAAATGATAACTTTTGGAAAG GTGTTTTGCACCAAAAGCAAACCAAATTGTAATGCATGCCCAATGAGAGGAGATTGCAGGCACTTTGCTAGTGCATTTGCTAG TGCAAGACTTGCACTTCCAGGACCAGAGGAAAGAAGATTAGTGAAATCGACAGTGCCTAATGCATCTGAAACTCATCAAACAACCATATTTGATCCAATGCCATTAAGCCAAATTGAGGAGAGCTGCTTCTTACGGGGTATTAGAAGCACTAATGAACCTATAATTGAAGAGCCACCATCACCTGAACATGAATTCCAGGGAACTTTAGAAAATGAGATAGAAGAAGTATTTTATGAAGATCCTTGTGAAATTCCTACCATAAATTTGAATTTGGAAGAGTTCACACAGAACTTGCAGAATTATATGCTAGAAAATATGGAGCTTCAAGAAGGTGAGATTGAGAAGGCTTTAGTTGCTATCACCAATGAAGCTGCTTCAATTCCCATGCCTAAGCTTAAAAATGTGAAGCGTCTCCGAACAGAGCATCTAGT CTATGAGCTTCCAGATGCACACCCTCTACTGGAAGGG CTAGAGCCAAGAGAGTATGATGATCCATGTCCTTACCTCCTCGGCATCTGGGCTCCAG gtgaaaccgCACAATCAACTGAACCACCAGAAACATGCTGCAATTCTCAAGAAATGGGTAGAATATGCAATGATATGACATGCTTTGCATGCAGTTGTAGACGAGAGGAACAAACTCAAACAGTTAGAGGAACTCTTCTG ATACCATGTCGAACTGCAAATAGAGGAAGCTTTCCGCTGAATGGCACTTACTTCCAAGTTAATGAA GTATTTGCAGATCATCAGTCTAGCCATAGTCCATTGGTTGTTCCGAGGAGATTGCTATGGAACCTGCCCAGGCGGACTGTTTATTTTGGCACCAGTATTCCAACAATATTCAGAG GTCTAACAACAGATGAGATTCGATTCTGCTTTTGGAGAG GATTTGTCTGCTTGAGAGGGATTGACCGACAAACAAGGGCACCCAAGCCTCTTAGTCCAAGACTGCACTTGGCAGCAAGCCATGCACAGAAGAAGACATCAATGAAGGTTGGGAAGAAGACTCAGCATAAGACTGCCAGTAAAAGCTGA